In the Salvelinus namaycush isolate Seneca chromosome 35, SaNama_1.0, whole genome shotgun sequence genome, one interval contains:
- the LOC120030057 gene encoding LOW QUALITY PROTEIN: tripartite motif-containing protein 35-like (The sequence of the model RefSeq protein was modified relative to this genomic sequence to represent the inferred CDS: inserted 2 bases in 1 codon) → MASSSSLPEEDFSCSVCLDIFKDPVILSCSHSFCQACLKECWKDKESRECPVCRRRSSMENPLTNLSLKNLCEALRERRQTDPTTGSKVLCSLHSEKLSLFCLEDEEPICLVCQVSRKHKDHDCIPVDEAVQDHKEELQTDLKPLQEKLKVFNKVKQTCDQTAVHIKSQAQHTEKQIKEEFEKLHQFLREEEEARIAALKEEEKQKSQKMKEKIEQMNREISSLSDTIGAIERELKDEDISFLQNFRTMKERAQCTMPDPQLVSGGLIDVAKHLGNLKFRVWEKMQGIIKHTPVILDPNTASSCLSLSDDLTSVSRTGPEQQLPDNPERFMKYPIILGSKGFNSGKHSWKVEVGDHPLWNLGVAKESTDRKGERYASPKSGVWAIRLVSGKYGNGMGKTLLLKKIPQRIRVQLDYDQGEVSFYDSKDMTLISTHKDTFTEXLYPYFSIGPAGDVKSTGVQICQSEVSLTVMSSQ, encoded by the exons ATGGCTTCTAGTTCGTCTCTCCCAGAGGAGGATTTCTCCTGTTCGGTGTGCCTTGACATCTTTAAGGATCCTGTCATCTTATCATGCAGCCACAGCTTCTGCCAAGCCTGTCTAAAGGAATGCTGGAAAGACAAGGAATCTCGGGAATGTCCAGTTTGCAGGAGAAGATCCTCAATGGAGAATCCCCTTACAAACCTGTCTCTAAAGAACCTGTGTGAGGCCTTACGGGAAAGGAGACAGACAGATCCAACCACAGGGTCCAAGGTGCTCTGCAGTCTACACAGTGAGAAACTCAGTCTGTTCTGTCTGGAGGATGAAGAGCCCATCTGTTTGGTGTGTCAGGTCTCAAGGAAACATAAAGATCATGACTGTATCCCTGTAGATGAGGCTGTACAGGATCACAAG GAAGAACTCCAGACTGACCTGAAGCCTTTACAGGAGAAGCTGAAGGTCTTTAATAAAGTTAAACAAACCTGTGATCAAACAGCAGTGCACATTAAG AGCCAGGCCCAACACACGGAGAAGCAGATTAAGGAGGAGTTTGAGAAGCTTCACCAGTTTCTacgagaggaagaggaggccaggATAGCTGCTCTGAAAGAGGAAGAGAAGCAGAAGAGTCAGAAGATGAAGGAGAAGATAGAGCAGATGAACAGAGAGATATCATCACTTTCAGACACAATCGGAGCCATAGAGAGGGAGCTGAAAGATGAAGACATATCATTCCTGCAG AACTTCAGGACCATGAAGGAAAG AGCCCAGTGCACAATGCCAGATCCACAGCTGGTGTCAGGGGGGCTGATAGACGTGGCCAAACACCTGGGCAACCTGAAGTTCAGAGTCTGGGAGAAGATGCAGGGGATCATCAAACACA CTCCTGTGATTCTGGACCCCAACACTGCAtcctcatgtctctctctgtctgatgatCTGACCAGTGTGAGTCGGACTGGCCCAGAGCAGCAGCTCCCTGACAACCCTGAGAGATTCATGAAGTATCCAATTATTCTGGGCTCTAAGGGGTTCAACTCAGGTAAACACAGCTGGAAGGTGGAGGTGGGGGACCATCCTCTCTGGAACCTGGGCGTGGCTAAAGAGTCAACTGACAGGAAGGGGGAGCGGTATGCATCACCAAAGTCTGGAGTCTGGGCTATACGGCTGGTTAGTGGTAAGTATGGTAATGGAATGGGAAAGACCCTCCTCCTGAAGAAGATACCCCAGAGGATCAGAGTGCAGCTGGACTACGACCAGGGGGAGGTGTCCTTCTACGACTCCAAAGACATGACACTCATCTCCACTCATAAAGACACATTCACTGA ACTCTACCCATACTTCTCTATTGGACCAGCTGGTGATGTAAAAAGCACTGGTGTACAGATCTGCCAATCAGAGGTGTCTCTGACAGTGATGTCATCCCAAtga